One genomic region from Fulvitalea axinellae encodes:
- a CDS encoding FecR family protein, with protein sequence MEYALLMRPDNDILYRYLTGDLDEAEKIQILEWLQDEDNFRDFQELRTQWMQTGLAMVDTDDFAPQISKVLAKTTRKKPTRTRKLSDTWVRIGRVAAVIAVVAGLSLFWKFYDQKPAFQEITYSTTYGQIKHITLEDGTAVTLNAKSKLSVLDMGQVRKVQLEGEGYFKVNSDPEHPFKVITPELSLVVTGTVFNVKAYPEDKAINTTLLEGKLSVKPQDKKEKGIVLKPGQNANYVKEFDFLSVEPANFRTATTWMENKISFRNETLEQIANSLGRWYNAEIILDEHSLDKGRYTGVILKNKPLEQSLIVISQIADCRYKIVNKDSGNMTVRFY encoded by the coding sequence ATGGAATATGCGTTATTGATGAGACCCGATAACGACATATTATACAGATACCTAACGGGAGACTTGGACGAGGCCGAGAAAATACAAATTCTGGAATGGCTTCAGGACGAGGATAATTTCCGGGACTTTCAGGAACTCCGGACTCAGTGGATGCAAACGGGACTTGCGATGGTGGATACCGATGATTTTGCTCCGCAAATAAGCAAAGTCTTGGCCAAAACTACCCGGAAAAAACCGACACGGACACGAAAACTCTCGGATACTTGGGTAAGAATTGGAAGAGTTGCGGCCGTAATCGCCGTGGTGGCGGGTCTATCTTTATTCTGGAAGTTTTATGACCAAAAACCAGCCTTTCAGGAGATTACATATTCAACTACTTACGGTCAAATAAAACATATAACCCTTGAAGATGGCACGGCCGTTACGCTTAACGCTAAAAGTAAGCTGAGTGTATTGGATATGGGGCAAGTCCGGAAAGTGCAGCTGGAAGGCGAAGGGTATTTTAAAGTGAATTCCGATCCGGAGCATCCGTTTAAGGTAATCACTCCCGAGCTTTCGTTGGTTGTTACGGGCACTGTTTTTAATGTAAAGGCTTATCCTGAGGACAAAGCAATAAACACTACCCTATTGGAGGGGAAACTTAGCGTAAAACCGCAGGACAAAAAAGAAAAGGGAATAGTTCTTAAACCCGGGCAAAACGCCAATTACGTAAAGGAATTTGATTTTCTGAGTGTTGAGCCCGCCAATTTCCGTACGGCCACAACCTGGATGGAAAACAAAATCAGCTTTAGAAACGAAACCTTGGAGCAAATCGCCAATAGTTTGGGCCGTTGGTATAACGCCGAAATTATTCTCGACGAACATTCGCTGGATAAAGGCAGATATACCGGGGTGATATTAAAGAATAAACCCCTGGAACAATCACTTATAGTCATTTCTCAAATCGCTGATTGCCGATATAAGATCGTAAATAAGGATTCGGGTAATATGACAGTCCGTTTTTATTAA
- a CDS encoding RNA polymerase sigma-70 factor codes for MKSVSEQIQAIVQGDEKAFEQLVEMLYPTLFFFVKEFVKNAEDAEEVTQDTFLKLWEKKKTLDQQSNPRAYIFTIAKNYALIKLRNKKRRLKDHQFQEIDFEIKILESYNPETILLAEETRDIINDFIRNLPEQRKKVFTLCRKFGFTNKEAAVNLGLSLKTIETHMRLVHRDLKEFLTKEVY; via the coding sequence ATGAAAAGCGTTTCAGAGCAGATTCAGGCTATCGTGCAGGGTGACGAAAAGGCTTTCGAGCAATTGGTGGAGATGTTATATCCCACACTTTTTTTCTTTGTCAAAGAATTTGTAAAAAATGCCGAAGATGCCGAGGAAGTAACGCAGGACACGTTTTTGAAGCTTTGGGAAAAGAAAAAAACACTGGACCAGCAGTCTAACCCAAGGGCTTATATCTTTACAATAGCTAAAAACTACGCCCTAATTAAGCTCAGAAACAAGAAAAGGAGGCTTAAGGACCATCAATTCCAAGAGATAGATTTCGAGATTAAAATATTGGAAAGTTATAATCCCGAAACTATTCTTCTAGCGGAAGAGACCCGTGATATAATAAATGACTTTATCCGAAATTTACCCGAACAGCGCAAAAAGGTGTTCACTCTTTGCCGTAAATTCGGTTTTACCAATAAGGAGGCCGCTGTTAATTTAGGGCTTTCCCTAAAGACTATCGAAACTCACATGAGGCTAGTCCATCGCGACCTAAAAGAGTTTCTGACAAAGGAAGTTTACTGA
- a CDS encoding RagB/SusD family nutrient uptake outer membrane protein, whose amino-acid sequence MRKIGKYICMALFPLMAGTALTGCDSLLDVEPKDGVERDEFTSADDARAAVMGAYSLFQELSEQNLLVNGLMSDAMDVTASAPASFADIVNRQATDGNTLADPAPYYKLILNCNTGLANLEKLKESAPDLSENDYNGAKAEFLSLRAWAYMSLVNIYGKVAYFETPESEFSKTGNYTIMNREEVLAKLESSINVIYYSSSFAVGDDSSWRQVFLSHVLLAAELNLMLENYEYVASLLFSRLRSVDDGSVTSDYEKAKWSVIFSNEYGKTQNEVLTLVPFDKVNRQQHGLQAVFQRDYWVKPSASTIASFESQTDKGENAGDTYRGEGVSYIGMGNGAQVNKYAMGSGAADDDANIMIYRYADAHLMLAEALNRKGEHQLALDIVNNGAPDTLDNNIGVRGRAFLKAKELIPNGDGSDLTATDSLRQIERIIFEERSLELAFEGRRWADLLRYAHKTPVDGTTDGMDYLIEKLSSKSGEMDETLKQHFADKANWYLPFEIK is encoded by the coding sequence ATGAGAAAAATCGGAAAATATATATGCATGGCACTGTTCCCGCTTATGGCGGGGACAGCCCTCACCGGTTGCGACTCCCTGTTGGACGTGGAGCCGAAAGACGGCGTGGAAAGAGACGAATTCACATCCGCCGATGACGCCCGCGCCGCAGTAATGGGAGCCTACAGTCTTTTTCAGGAACTGAGCGAGCAAAACCTATTGGTAAACGGCCTGATGTCCGATGCCATGGACGTAACGGCCAGCGCTCCGGCCAGCTTTGCGGATATCGTAAATCGTCAGGCTACGGACGGCAACACATTGGCTGATCCAGCGCCTTATTACAAGCTGATCCTGAACTGTAATACAGGCTTGGCCAATTTGGAAAAGCTTAAGGAATCGGCCCCGGATCTCTCTGAAAATGATTATAATGGAGCCAAAGCGGAGTTTCTTAGCCTGCGCGCTTGGGCTTATATGAGCCTGGTAAATATTTATGGAAAGGTCGCTTATTTTGAAACACCCGAATCGGAGTTTTCAAAAACAGGGAATTATACCATAATGAACCGGGAGGAGGTTTTGGCTAAGTTGGAGAGTAGTATAAATGTTATTTATTACTCAAGTTCTTTTGCGGTTGGTGATGACAGTAGTTGGAGACAGGTTTTTCTGAGTCATGTTTTGTTGGCTGCGGAACTAAACCTGATGTTGGAAAACTATGAATATGTTGCGAGTCTCTTATTTTCCAGACTTCGAAGCGTAGACGACGGCAGCGTCACAAGTGATTATGAAAAAGCGAAATGGAGTGTAATCTTTTCAAACGAATATGGCAAAACGCAGAACGAGGTCCTGACTTTGGTGCCTTTTGATAAGGTAAACCGTCAGCAGCACGGATTGCAGGCCGTATTCCAGAGAGATTATTGGGTAAAACCTAGCGCTTCGACGATAGCTTCTTTCGAAAGCCAAACGGACAAAGGCGAAAACGCCGGCGACACTTACAGAGGTGAGGGCGTTTCATATATCGGTATGGGCAACGGAGCCCAAGTAAACAAATACGCCATGGGAAGTGGCGCCGCGGACGATGACGCGAATATTATGATTTATCGTTACGCCGATGCTCATTTGATGTTGGCCGAAGCCCTGAACCGTAAGGGAGAGCACCAATTGGCCCTTGATATCGTCAACAATGGAGCGCCAGACACATTGGATAATAATATCGGTGTGCGTGGCCGGGCGTTCCTCAAAGCCAAAGAGCTGATTCCTAATGGCGACGGTTCGGACCTTACCGCCACGGACTCGCTTCGTCAAATCGAGCGTATTATCTTCGAGGAAAGATCCTTGGAACTTGCCTTTGAAGGACGCCGTTGGGCTGACTTGTTGCGCTATGCTCATAAAACACCTGTAGACGGCACCACGGATGGCATGGATTATTTGATTGAGAAACTCTCGTCAAAATCCGGCGAAATGGATGAAACATTGAAGCAGCACTTCGCTGACAAAGCGAATTGGTATCTGCCATTTGAGATTAAATAA
- a CDS encoding SusC/RagA family TonB-linked outer membrane protein translates to MNRILSLLCIILALAVSGGRALAQTTTVTGKVSDAATGSALAGVEVRVEGAQAETSLTDDQGNYSIAVPSGASGLVFVYPDFGIKKVAVRGRSSLDVSLFAAGTSRLDRSNNLPYGSVLERNFSAGTATVTADQLGNAAQPTPDRLLEGRIAGLRVTPRSAMAGEGASMLWRGAGTFEGRRQPLIIVDGTPIETETFGVSTADGFFRNSLADIDPQDIESVVFLKDAVSIYGSKASAGVLVIETNRADETKTTVDFSAYGGVIQAPEKMPLLNASQFRGLASELLSGSGQDKKDLQLRYPFLSDDKSVPGYYRYANDTDWQDEVYESAVTQNYRMKLKGGDEIARYALSLGYTSQEGVVKGTGYDRYNFRFNSDVRITEKLFLSPRIGFSYSEYELSAQGTDPRTNPVLASYAKAPIMGVYARSETGETLPYYDPVGSFNVSNPVALLSGMDVTNRNYRFLWSNDLTYKFDQNLALTYRLGIDFNKMRENVFVPATGVAAIPGEGAVNNSRHQTERFTSYYNDLFLTYNKNFGQDHRLNAVTGLRYKTNSYELDEGQDQNTPSDDFKSVGQGRNVYDRVLLGRLGDWNWASYYLSADYAFRDKYMVNASVSIDGSSRYGADADQVGVFPAVGAAWRISSEDFLNQVRAIDDLKLRINYGLTGDDMINANHNGAYYRSVPWNGVGGLVSGGVGNPDLKWEQTASFTIGADLSLFDERLSLTIDRYSRVTSDVVVEYEMPSIYNSTYFANTAEITNQGWELAVDAKILRGEVSLDAGFNIAANDSELNSIGKSGIPTTLPKTSVVTGFGPASFVSMEGAAPFQYYGHRALGVLSTSGEAETANLKNADGTPFQAGDMKFEDLDGNGIINDKDKTAIGDPNPDYFGGAYANVSYKGFSLSAYADFAGGFDVFNYERMATESMTGLNNQSAAVLNRWQAEGQLTDIPKATLNDPMGNGRFSNRWIEDGTYVRLKTLTLAYRTEEKTKVYNSLRVFFTVDNVFNSNDYLGSDPFQGMASPLAVGSGYGRMPQTRSFVLGFQLGL, encoded by the coding sequence ATGAATCGAATTTTATCGCTTTTATGCATCATACTGGCCTTGGCGGTATCCGGCGGTAGGGCTTTGGCCCAAACCACCACGGTAACGGGCAAGGTAAGCGACGCGGCTACGGGCTCGGCCCTGGCGGGCGTCGAGGTAAGGGTGGAAGGCGCGCAAGCGGAAACCTCTCTCACCGACGACCAAGGTAACTATAGCATCGCCGTTCCTTCGGGAGCGTCGGGCTTAGTGTTCGTATATCCTGATTTCGGAATCAAGAAAGTGGCCGTTCGCGGGCGCTCGTCTCTGGATGTCAGCCTTTTCGCGGCGGGCACCAGTCGCTTGGACAGGTCCAATAACCTGCCTTACGGCTCCGTATTGGAACGCAACTTCTCGGCAGGGACCGCTACGGTTACCGCTGACCAGTTGGGCAACGCGGCCCAGCCTACTCCCGACCGTCTTTTGGAAGGCCGTATCGCCGGTTTACGCGTAACGCCTCGTTCGGCTATGGCCGGCGAAGGGGCGTCGATGTTGTGGCGTGGCGCCGGTACCTTCGAAGGGCGCAGGCAACCGTTGATTATCGTTGACGGAACACCTATCGAAACAGAAACTTTCGGAGTGTCAACAGCCGACGGATTCTTCCGTAACTCATTGGCGGATATTGATCCCCAAGACATCGAGAGTGTTGTTTTCCTTAAAGACGCCGTTTCTATTTACGGATCGAAAGCCTCGGCCGGCGTATTGGTAATCGAGACCAACCGCGCCGACGAGACAAAAACCACGGTCGACTTCTCGGCTTACGGAGGCGTAATCCAGGCTCCGGAAAAAATGCCTTTGCTGAACGCTTCGCAGTTCAGGGGACTCGCATCCGAGCTCCTTTCCGGCAGCGGTCAGGACAAAAAGGACCTGCAGCTTCGCTATCCTTTCCTTTCCGATGATAAATCCGTACCCGGTTATTATCGTTATGCGAATGATACCGATTGGCAAGATGAGGTTTACGAATCAGCCGTAACGCAAAATTATAGAATGAAGCTGAAGGGCGGCGACGAAATCGCCCGTTACGCTCTTTCTTTGGGATATACAAGCCAGGAAGGCGTGGTGAAAGGAACGGGATACGACCGTTATAATTTCCGCTTCAATTCCGATGTTCGTATTACCGAAAAACTCTTCTTGAGTCCGCGTATCGGTTTCTCTTATTCTGAATACGAGCTTAGCGCGCAGGGCACCGACCCGCGCACCAACCCCGTGTTGGCCTCTTATGCCAAGGCGCCGATTATGGGCGTTTATGCCAGAAGCGAAACGGGCGAAACACTTCCGTATTACGATCCGGTAGGCTCGTTCAACGTTAGTAACCCTGTCGCGCTGTTGAGCGGAATGGACGTGACCAACAGAAACTATCGTTTCCTTTGGAGTAACGATTTGACTTATAAGTTCGACCAAAACCTTGCGTTGACATACCGCTTGGGTATCGACTTCAATAAAATGAGGGAAAACGTTTTCGTTCCGGCTACGGGCGTGGCCGCGATTCCGGGCGAAGGAGCCGTCAACAACTCAAGACACCAGACAGAGCGTTTCACTTCTTATTACAACGACTTGTTCCTGACCTACAATAAAAACTTCGGACAGGATCACAGGCTGAACGCCGTTACGGGTTTGCGCTACAAGACCAACTCTTACGAATTGGACGAAGGACAGGACCAAAACACTCCTTCGGACGACTTCAAGTCGGTAGGGCAGGGGCGTAACGTTTACGACCGTGTGCTTTTGGGACGCCTCGGCGACTGGAACTGGGCCTCTTATTACCTTTCGGCCGACTACGCTTTCCGCGACAAGTATATGGTTAACGCCTCGGTTTCTATTGACGGATCGTCTCGCTACGGCGCCGACGCCGACCAAGTGGGCGTCTTCCCGGCTGTGGGCGCTGCGTGGAGAATCTCTTCGGAGGATTTCCTCAACCAAGTGCGCGCTATCGACGACCTTAAGCTCCGCATAAACTACGGACTGACTGGCGACGATATGATAAACGCCAACCACAACGGAGCTTACTATCGCTCGGTGCCGTGGAACGGCGTTGGCGGATTGGTCAGCGGAGGCGTTGGCAATCCCGATTTGAAATGGGAACAGACCGCTTCTTTTACAATCGGCGCTGATTTGAGCCTTTTCGATGAACGTCTGAGCTTGACAATCGACCGCTATAGCAGAGTGACTAGCGATGTGGTGGTGGAATATGAGATGCCAAGCATCTACAATTCCACTTACTTCGCCAACACCGCCGAAATCACCAATCAAGGGTGGGAGTTGGCCGTAGACGCCAAAATCCTTCGCGGAGAGGTAAGCCTTGACGCCGGATTCAATATTGCGGCGAACGACAGCGAGCTTAATTCCATCGGAAAATCAGGTATTCCTACTACACTGCCTAAGACTTCCGTAGTAACCGGGTTTGGTCCGGCCTCATTCGTTTCTATGGAGGGCGCCGCGCCATTCCAATACTACGGACACCGCGCATTGGGCGTATTGTCAACTTCCGGCGAAGCCGAAACGGCCAACCTGAAGAATGCCGACGGGACTCCGTTCCAGGCAGGCGACATGAAGTTCGAAGATCTTGACGGCAACGGAATCATCAACGACAAGGACAAAACGGCCATCGGCGATCCTAACCCGGATTACTTCGGTGGCGCTTACGCGAACGTGTCTTACAAAGGCTTCTCGCTGTCGGCTTACGCCGATTTCGCAGGTGGCTTCGACGTATTCAATTATGAGCGTATGGCCACCGAGTCCATGACCGGACTTAATAACCAAAGTGCCGCCGTACTGAACCGTTGGCAGGCCGAAGGTCAGCTTACCGACATTCCGAAAGCCACTCTCAACGACCCGATGGGCAACGGACGTTTCTCGAATCGCTGGATCGAGGACGGTACCTACGTTAGGCTCAAGACGTTGACCCTTGCTTATAGAACCGAAGAGAAAACCAAGGTTTACAACAGCCTTAGGGTATTCTTTACGGTGGATAACGTGTTCAACTCCAATGATTACCTCGGAAGCGATCCTTTCCAGGGAATGGCCTCGCCGCTTGCGGTAGGTTCGGGTTACGGACGCATGCCACAGACACGTTCGTTTGTGCTTGGATTCCAGTTGGGCTTATAA
- a CDS encoding fasciclin domain-containing protein — translation MKTRNFLAYSAKALALWAGLGLSLQSCEEAYEDGRYSPSGNADTKISEWLSVQGDYSKFYGLLKETGFDKTLQGENVMTVWAPKDDVFPDLSAYSAEEKKNIAGYHLNFASLFSRNLEYDTVRSINGKLLKISETSNGFRVDEAEVLRADIALRDGVVHGIDRLMMPKASAMELLEGDEAYAKTLEYILSKNEKVFDRENSKKIGVNEEGLSVYDSLWVTENGYFKTVGDLPNEDSVYTMILPTDAFVAASFTDAVNRYYGSEENLPETFGDEQKAMFSEMLLKSVVSRMYYADAMDLPDTLSNGKGFRLITGDAFQNMLEKTPLSNGVAYAADKVTALAMDFFVPVSMNESEAVVEAVVKSRDGIVTEVSGKGKASGAAVMAVTAEGGDWVEFSLPAQAKGAYTVHVASHNVQLKAPFMVTVGGKSFDFDPAAFANLVNVELGQIMIGEYGEQTVRLTLKGEAGEQKAFTLDYVKLVPNE, via the coding sequence ATGAAGACAAGAAACTTTTTAGCATATAGCGCGAAGGCGCTCGCCCTCTGGGCGGGCTTGGGGCTCTCCCTGCAGTCTTGCGAAGAAGCTTACGAAGACGGGCGGTATTCGCCGTCGGGTAACGCCGACACCAAGATCTCGGAGTGGCTTTCGGTACAGGGCGATTATTCCAAATTCTACGGCCTGCTCAAGGAAACGGGATTTGACAAAACCCTTCAGGGCGAGAACGTCATGACCGTTTGGGCGCCGAAAGACGACGTGTTTCCAGACCTTTCGGCATACAGCGCCGAAGAGAAAAAGAACATCGCTGGTTATCACCTGAACTTCGCATCGCTGTTTTCGAGAAACCTCGAATACGATACGGTAAGATCCATCAACGGCAAGTTGCTCAAGATCTCCGAGACGTCGAACGGGTTCCGTGTGGACGAAGCAGAGGTGTTACGTGCCGATATCGCTTTGCGCGACGGCGTGGTTCACGGTATCGACCGCTTGATGATGCCCAAAGCCAGCGCGATGGAACTGCTCGAAGGGGACGAGGCTTACGCCAAAACCCTTGAGTATATCCTTTCGAAAAACGAGAAGGTTTTCGACCGTGAGAACAGTAAGAAAATCGGTGTAAACGAAGAGGGCCTTTCGGTCTACGATTCGCTTTGGGTTACCGAAAACGGATACTTCAAGACGGTGGGCGATTTGCCTAACGAAGACTCGGTTTACACCATGATTTTGCCGACTGACGCCTTTGTGGCTGCCAGCTTTACCGACGCCGTTAACCGTTATTACGGCTCTGAAGAAAACCTCCCGGAAACCTTCGGCGACGAGCAAAAGGCGATGTTCTCCGAAATGCTCCTCAAGTCGGTTGTTTCGAGAATGTACTACGCCGACGCCATGGACCTTCCCGACACGCTCTCGAACGGCAAAGGGTTCCGCCTGATTACCGGCGACGCTTTCCAGAATATGTTGGAGAAGACTCCGCTTAGCAACGGCGTGGCTTACGCAGCCGATAAGGTAACTGCCTTGGCGATGGATTTTTTCGTTCCGGTTTCGATGAACGAATCGGAAGCCGTGGTGGAAGCCGTAGTGAAGTCAAGAGACGGAATTGTGACTGAGGTATCCGGCAAAGGAAAAGCCTCTGGCGCCGCGGTAATGGCTGTTACGGCCGAGGGTGGCGACTGGGTGGAATTCAGCTTGCCAGCGCAGGCCAAAGGGGCCTACACCGTACACGTGGCCAGCCACAATGTGCAGCTCAAAGCCCCGTTTATGGTTACCGTCGGAGGCAAAAGCTTCGACTTTGATCCGGCAGCTTTCGCCAACCTTGTCAACGTAGAGCTTGGCCAGATCATGATCGGCGAATACGGAGAGCAGACGGTTCGCCTGACGCTCAAAGGCGAGGCCGGAGAGCAGAAAGCCTTCACCTTGGACTATGTCAAACTGGTGCCGAATGAATAG
- a CDS encoding fasciclin domain-containing protein: MKKITRNIKAAFWALALVTFGLVACESEIGDPFYGDSELLVSAYLEQNADYSEYYRILERAEMASTLNTDGDYTCFVPNNEAVGNYLADKGISSVEAAEVEDLKLLVRFHTLVSTFSAIDFPNGVLKDSTVSGDYIVTEIGDGGINDITINRQAKILKRDIKVANGMIHEIDKLVDPKTQSVYDVLERSGRFSIFAEAIMQTGLADTLKKVTLELPNGSKARTRFTLIAETDELLQSKGIESFEALKAMYSDTDDITDPANGLYQYVAYHCLPGAYFLNELSSKNYLTFGKDLISLVVGEDFRINERENEEGKVWTNFVESESNEPARNGVIHVIDKQMPPYSPPPVDLKWFIGAQPELMAMPGYDKYHFNYYEQMSSVRWFNNLNYIRVRIKAGHTFLNMGHKGGFFWAEFDMPKIVKGKYDVYLNTNPGGGRGTVQCFFDGKRLGEPRDLTKRDGGDPRSRQINPGEEGVLFSSEIYLGAVNLKETEEHLVKFITIKGGAFPVDYLRFVPITDEAE, translated from the coding sequence ATGAAAAAAATAACGCGAAATATAAAAGCGGCGTTCTGGGCCTTGGCGCTGGTTACCTTCGGCCTCGTGGCTTGCGAGTCCGAGATAGGCGACCCGTTCTATGGCGACAGCGAGCTTCTGGTAAGTGCGTATCTGGAGCAAAACGCCGACTATTCGGAATATTACAGAATCTTGGAGCGTGCCGAAATGGCCTCTACGCTCAATACCGACGGGGATTATACCTGCTTTGTGCCCAACAACGAGGCGGTGGGTAACTACTTGGCGGATAAAGGAATCTCCTCCGTGGAAGCCGCCGAAGTCGAGGACCTCAAACTACTGGTACGTTTCCACACTTTGGTCAGTACTTTTTCTGCGATTGATTTTCCTAACGGGGTACTTAAGGACTCTACAGTTAGTGGCGATTATATCGTAACGGAAATAGGCGACGGAGGAATCAACGACATCACGATCAACCGCCAAGCCAAGATCCTCAAGAGGGATATCAAGGTTGCCAACGGCATGATCCACGAAATTGATAAGTTGGTGGATCCAAAAACCCAGTCGGTGTATGATGTGCTGGAGCGTAGCGGACGCTTCTCGATCTTCGCCGAGGCCATTATGCAGACGGGTTTGGCCGATACCCTCAAAAAGGTGACCCTGGAACTTCCAAACGGTTCTAAAGCCCGAACACGTTTTACACTTATCGCCGAGACGGACGAGCTACTTCAGTCAAAGGGAATAGAGAGCTTCGAGGCGCTGAAGGCAATGTATTCAGATACGGATGACATTACGGACCCGGCCAACGGACTTTATCAGTATGTGGCGTACCACTGCTTGCCTGGCGCTTATTTCCTTAATGAGCTTTCTTCCAAAAACTACCTGACATTCGGCAAAGACCTAATCAGTCTGGTTGTCGGAGAAGATTTCCGCATCAACGAGCGTGAAAATGAGGAAGGAAAAGTGTGGACCAACTTTGTGGAGAGCGAGTCGAACGAGCCCGCCAGAAACGGAGTGATCCATGTTATCGATAAGCAAATGCCTCCATATTCGCCACCGCCGGTGGATTTGAAATGGTTTATCGGGGCCCAGCCGGAGCTGATGGCTATGCCGGGTTACGATAAATACCACTTCAACTATTACGAGCAGATGTCAAGTGTCCGTTGGTTCAATAACCTGAACTATATCAGGGTCCGCATTAAAGCGGGGCACACTTTCCTGAATATGGGCCATAAAGGCGGTTTCTTTTGGGCCGAATTCGACATGCCGAAAATAGTAAAAGGCAAGTACGATGTCTATCTCAATACCAACCCGGGCGGCGGCCGTGGTACGGTACAGTGTTTCTTTGACGGAAAACGCCTTGGCGAGCCGCGTGACCTTACCAAGCGTGACGGTGGTGATCCGAGATCAAGACAGATTAATCCGGGAGAAGAAGGAGTGCTTTTCTCTTCCGAAATCTACCTCGGAGCGGTCAACCTCAAGGAGACCGAAGAGCACTTGGTCAAGTTTATTACCATCAAAGGTGGCGCTTTCCCTGTGGATTATCTCCGCTTTGTGCCTATTACCGACGAAGCCGAGTAA
- a CDS encoding RagB/SusD family nutrient uptake outer membrane protein — protein sequence MMKSTYRRLALGLAMAVAAGLSSCSSWLELKPENNLIKEEYWNKKGDVVSVLSSSYRDLRENYSSFLVWGEARGGSFYQGLSNALFTVNMGRIMDGNIETINGLLSWGQVYSSINLANTVIKFTPEVVTKDASFDQVQADELLAEARYIRALNYFYLVKTFGEVPLVLEPSDTDQVDIYPAKSTEAEVMDQIVEDLVFAERYALETFGRDDYDKGRATKGAVRALQAEVYLWKEDYASCLVACEKVITSGKYGLLPKDEWLEIFATGNTNEGIFELQFDYRENQTNLLTLIFTGSNNAPPRLLLHGNMLDLFEPTDIRGEGRTFIGGEDSDTPPIWKYTGLGTDEESSRDTDKSDANWIVHRYADVLLMKAEALAAQNDAQIPDALEILNTIRERAGVEAFAPQENMTQKQWITLLLEERAREFVAEGKRWFDLLRIAKRGNYANKDILIDILMEGVPAGERQKVRNKLQDPMSYYLPIYQKEIDYNRNLKQNPYYDTQN from the coding sequence ATGATGAAATCAACATACCGGAGGTTGGCTCTCGGTTTGGCGATGGCCGTAGCGGCAGGACTTTCTTCCTGTTCCTCATGGCTTGAGCTTAAGCCGGAAAACAACCTGATAAAAGAGGAATATTGGAACAAAAAGGGAGACGTTGTCTCTGTGCTTAGTTCCTCGTACCGGGACCTTAGAGAGAACTACTCGTCGTTCTTGGTATGGGGTGAAGCTCGCGGAGGTTCGTTTTACCAAGGCTTGTCCAATGCTCTGTTTACCGTGAATATGGGGCGGATCATGGACGGTAATATAGAGACTATAAATGGTCTTCTTTCTTGGGGGCAGGTGTACAGTTCTATTAATCTGGCAAACACTGTTATTAAGTTCACTCCCGAAGTTGTAACCAAGGATGCGTCATTTGATCAAGTCCAGGCCGATGAGCTGTTGGCGGAGGCCCGTTACATTAGGGCTTTGAACTACTTCTATTTGGTTAAGACTTTTGGAGAGGTTCCTTTGGTACTCGAACCATCGGATACGGACCAAGTGGATATCTATCCGGCCAAATCGACCGAAGCGGAGGTAATGGACCAGATAGTAGAGGATCTTGTTTTTGCCGAGCGTTACGCTTTGGAAACATTCGGCCGAGACGATTATGATAAAGGTCGCGCTACTAAAGGGGCCGTTAGGGCTTTGCAGGCTGAGGTTTATCTTTGGAAAGAGGACTATGCGTCCTGTTTGGTGGCTTGTGAAAAAGTCATTACTTCAGGAAAATACGGGTTGTTACCCAAGGATGAATGGCTGGAAATTTTTGCAACGGGTAATACCAACGAGGGGATTTTTGAACTTCAGTTCGATTATAGGGAGAATCAAACCAACCTTTTGACCCTAATATTTACCGGGTCTAACAATGCTCCGCCTCGTTTATTGCTTCATGGCAATATGCTGGACCTGTTTGAGCCTACTGATATAAGGGGAGAAGGGAGAACTTTTATTGGCGGTGAGGATTCGGATACTCCTCCGATCTGGAAATATACTGGATTAGGGACAGATGAGGAGAGTTCTCGAGACACTGACAAAAGCGACGCCAACTGGATCGTTCACCGTTACGCCGACGTCTTGTTGATGAAAGCCGAAGCTTTGGCCGCCCAAAACGACGCACAGATTCCCGACGCTCTGGAAATCCTTAATACGATCCGAGAAAGAGCTGGAGTCGAGGCTTTTGCTCCTCAGGAGAATATGACCCAAAAGCAGTGGATCACTCTTTTGCTTGAAGAGCGCGCCCGCGAGTTTGTTGCCGAGGGCAAACGCTGGTTCGATTTGCTTAGGATAGCCAAACGCGGAAACTACGCCAATAAGGACATCTTGATAGACATCTTGATGGAAGGCGTTCCGGCCGGTGAACGCCAGAAAGTGCGCAATAAGCTACAGGATCCGATGAGCTATTATTTGCCGATTTACCAAAAGGAAATCGACTACAATAGGAACCTCAAGCAGAATCCGTATTACGACACTCAGAACTAA